Below is a window of Stappia sp. DNA.
GCCCAGCACGAACCGGTTGAAGCTCACTTCCTTTCGGGCGCGCTTCACCGTCATTGCGAGTACCGGAAGGCGCGGCGCTTGAGCGCGGCCAGTTGCTCGGGCGCAAGATCCGGTGTGACCAGGGCGAAGTCCCCGGAGTAGACCTGCGGCACCTCGTCGCCGCGACCGGCGAGATCGAGCGCGATCGCTTCGGCCATGGCAACGCCGTTGTCGTCGTTCATGCGCATCACGGTCGCCTCGAGCGCGCCCGTCGCGACAAGGTCGAGTTCGGCGATTCCGCCGCCCCAGCCGTTGAGGCGCACGTCGCGGGTCCTGTCGAGTTCGCGCAGGGCATCGACCGCGCCGAGCGCGATGTCGGTTGCACAGGCATAGATGAAATCGACCTCGGGGTGGCGACGCAGCAACGATTCGGTCGCCTCGCGCGCGTTCTCGCGGTCGAAGCCGACATAGTAGGAGGCGACGATCTCGGTCTTGGCGCGCGAGAGCGCCGCAGAGCGGAAGGTGTCGCCCCTTGCGCTGCTGACGTAGCCCCTCGGCCCGTAGAGGATGGCGATCTTCTTCGGCGCGTCCTCGCCGGACAGGATGTGGTCGATCAGCAGGCGCGTGCCCTCGGCATGGTCGAAGCCGACATAGAGGAAGGGTTGCGACTGGCGCCAGGCGCGCAGCGGCGTGGTGACGTTCTGCAGGATCACCTTCGGCCGGCCGCGGGCGATCAGGCGCTCGATGATCACCCGGTGACGGAAGGCGTCCAGCGTGAAGATCAGATAGTCGGGATCCTGCCGCAACGCGTCGTTGATCAGCACCGCCTGACGGCGGACTTCGCTGCCGGGTCGCGTGAAATGCGTGTCGATGACATGGGGGACGCCAAGCGCCGTCAACCGGGCTTCGAGGGAGCTGACGCTGCGCCGCCAGTAATCCGAGGCCTGGATGCCGGGATAGACGACGGCGATGCGCGCCGGCCGGTCGAGATCCACGTTCACCGGCGCGGGCGTTCCGACGACCCGCTCCGAAAACGAATGCGTCAGGCCGGCTTGCGCGGGGTGTTGCTCGATAAAATTACGTAGGGTCCAGTAGTCGGAAAGCGAAATCGAGTCCGCCCGTGCCGCGCCCGCGTGGACGAAGAAGAGCAACACGGTAAAGATGATCGCACAGTGTTTACTACGATATTTTGTTAACACATCGTAACTCGCGATTGACTCGCATTGTGGGAACGATGAAACACCGCGCATGCAAATTCAAGTCGTAAAGCTCGGCTATATGTTTCTACTGACTGTATTTCTCGCCTGGGTTGCGTCTTCCGCGAGGAGCTCTTGCCGTCGCCGGGCGTGGCGGGGATGACGCGGGGCGGCGCCGGCGTTGCGTGCCGGCGCGAACCTGATATACCGCGGGCACGATCAAGCCGGGGACGAGCGATATGACGATGCGTCTTGCTGTGGTGGGGGCGGCCGGACGGATGGGCGGGGCCCTGATCCGGGCGGTCACCGAGATGGACGGAGTGGAACTGTGCGGCGCCGTCGAGCGCGCCGGCGCCGAGGCGATCGGTGCCGACGCCGGCGTCGTGGCGGGGATCCCGCCGCTCGACATTCCCGTGACCGACGATCCCCTGCCGGTTTTCGCCGCCGCCGACGGCGTGCTCGACTTCACGGCCCCGTCCGCGACCCGGGGCTTCGCGGAGCTTGCCGCCCAGGCCCGCTGCGTTCATGTGATCGGCACCACCGGCATGACGGAGGAGGACGTCGAGGCGATCCGTCCGGCGGCGCGCCATGCCCGTCTCGTCAAGTCCGGCAACATGAGCCTCGGCGTCAATCTTCTGGCCGCGCTGGTGCGCCGGGCGGCGGCCGCGCTCGACGAGGATTTCGACATCGAGGTGCTGGAGATGCACCACCGCCACAAGGTCGATGCGCCGTCCGGTACGGCGCTGCTGCTCGGCGACGCGGCGGCGGCGGGACGCGGCATCGATCTGGCCGGGCACAGCGTGCGCGTGCGCGACGGCATCACGGGGGCGCGCGAGCGCGGCGACATCGGCTTCGCCACCCTGCGCGGCGGCTCGGTGATCGGCGATCACAGCGTGATCCTGGCGGGGCCGCTGGAAACGCTGACACTGTCGCACCACGCGCAGGATCGCAGCATTTTCGCGCGCGGCGCCGTCAAGGCCGCGCTCTGGGCCCGCGACAGGAAGCCGGGCCTCTATTCGATGGCGGACGTCCTCGGTCTCGCCGACTGACGCGCCGCCTGTCATCCCCTCGGAGTAACGTCGACATGGAACATCTTCTCGTGCTCGTCCGTCACGGGCAAAGCGACTGGAACCTGAAGAACCTCTTCACCGGCTGGAAGGATCCGGACCTGACGGAGAAGGGGGTCGACGAGGCCCGGGGCGCCGGGCGGAAGCTGAAGGACCTGAAGCTCGATTTCGATCTCGCCTTCACCTCCGAGCTGTCGCGGGCGCAGCGCACGCTGTCGCTCATCCTGGAGGAGCTGGGCCAGACGGGTCTGGAGACGATCCGTGACCAGGCGCTGAACGAGCGCGACTACGGCGATCTCACCGGCATGAACAAGGACGAGGCGCGCGAGAAGTTCGGCGAGGAGCAGGTCCATGTCTGGCGCCGCTCCTTCGACGTGCCGCCGCCGGGCGGGGAAAGCCTGAAGATGACGGCCGAGCGCGTGCTGCCCTACTACCGCCGCGAGATCCTGCCGCAGGTGCTCGCGGGCAAGCGGGTGATCGTCGCCGCCCATGGCAACTCGCTGCGCGCGCTGGTGATGGAACTCGAGGGGCTGAGCCCGGACGAGATCCTCAAGCGCGAGCTGGCGACCGGCGCGCCGCTCGTCTACCGGCTGACGGACGAGGGCAAGGTCGCCTCCGTGCAGGACCTGGCCGACTGACGGCGCTTTCCGCCGCGCCGGGACCGCGGCGGCGCGGATACAAAGACGGGCGCGATCCGGAATGGAGCGCGCCCGTTTTCTTGAAAAGCCCCGGCAGACACGCCGTGGTAAAGGCGCCGGCCCCAGAAAACGGCCCCGCGCACCGGAACCGGTCGTGTCAGAGCGCGAAGCCCTGCTGTTCGGCCACCTGCCGCAGCGAGCGTTCGGGGCGCGCGCCGACGTGGCGGATCACCTCGGCCGCGCACAGGCACCCCAGTTCCGCCGACATGGCGTGGTCGTAGTCGCGCGACAGGCCGAGCAGGAAGCCGGCGGCGAACAGGTCGCCCGCGCCGGTGAGATCGACGACATCCTCGACCTTTTCCGCCGCCACATGCACGGTGTTTTCCCGGCCGATGGCCATCGCGCCGTTCTCGC
It encodes the following:
- a CDS encoding substrate-binding domain-containing protein gives rise to the protein MLTKYRSKHCAIIFTVLLFFVHAGAARADSISLSDYWTLRNFIEQHPAQAGLTHSFSERVVGTPAPVNVDLDRPARIAVVYPGIQASDYWRRSVSSLEARLTALGVPHVIDTHFTRPGSEVRRQAVLINDALRQDPDYLIFTLDAFRHRVIIERLIARGRPKVILQNVTTPLRAWRQSQPFLYVGFDHAEGTRLLIDHILSGEDAPKKIAILYGPRGYVSSARGDTFRSAALSRAKTEIVASYYVGFDRENAREATESLLRRHPEVDFIYACATDIALGAVDALRELDRTRDVRLNGWGGGIAELDLVATGALEATVMRMNDDNGVAMAEAIALDLAGRGDEVPQVYSGDFALVTPDLAPEQLAALKRRAFRYSQ
- the dapB gene encoding 4-hydroxy-tetrahydrodipicolinate reductase — translated: MRLAVVGAAGRMGGALIRAVTEMDGVELCGAVERAGAEAIGADAGVVAGIPPLDIPVTDDPLPVFAAADGVLDFTAPSATRGFAELAAQARCVHVIGTTGMTEEDVEAIRPAARHARLVKSGNMSLGVNLLAALVRRAAAALDEDFDIEVLEMHHRHKVDAPSGTALLLGDAAAAGRGIDLAGHSVRVRDGITGARERGDIGFATLRGGSVIGDHSVILAGPLETLTLSHHAQDRSIFARGAVKAALWARDRKPGLYSMADVLGLAD
- a CDS encoding 2,3-bisphosphoglycerate-dependent phosphoglycerate mutase, yielding MEHLLVLVRHGQSDWNLKNLFTGWKDPDLTEKGVDEARGAGRKLKDLKLDFDLAFTSELSRAQRTLSLILEELGQTGLETIRDQALNERDYGDLTGMNKDEAREKFGEEQVHVWRRSFDVPPPGGESLKMTAERVLPYYRREILPQVLAGKRVIVAAHGNSLRALVMELEGLSPDEILKRELATGAPLVYRLTDEGKVASVQDLAD